A single window of Pseudomonas benzenivorans DNA harbors:
- a CDS encoding 3-hydroxyacyl-CoA dehydrogenase: MRIEDRVFLLTGASSGLGLASARALVGAGGKVLLADINAEAGAARVEELGARARFVHTDITREEDGRRAVAAALEAFGGLHGLVNCAGVAPAEKVLGRHGAHGLESFSRVVQVNLVGSFNMLRLAAEAMARGEANEEGERGVIVNTASVAAFDGQMGQAAYAASKGGVAAMTLPAARDLARSGIRVMCIAPGIFETPMMAGMPQEVRDSLAANVPFPPRLGRPDEYAALVRHIIENPMLNGEVIRLDGALRMAAK, from the coding sequence ATGCGTATCGAAGACCGAGTGTTTCTATTGACCGGCGCCAGCTCCGGCCTGGGTCTGGCCAGCGCCCGCGCGCTGGTCGGGGCGGGAGGCAAGGTGCTGCTCGCCGACATCAATGCCGAAGCAGGCGCGGCCCGTGTCGAGGAACTGGGCGCCCGTGCGCGCTTCGTGCACACCGACATCACCCGCGAGGAGGACGGCCGCCGAGCCGTAGCCGCCGCCCTGGAAGCCTTCGGCGGGCTTCACGGGCTGGTCAATTGCGCGGGTGTCGCCCCGGCGGAGAAAGTCCTGGGGCGTCACGGCGCCCATGGTCTGGAGAGCTTCAGTCGGGTGGTCCAGGTCAACCTGGTGGGCAGCTTCAACATGCTGCGCCTGGCCGCCGAGGCCATGGCCCGGGGCGAAGCGAACGAGGAGGGCGAGCGCGGGGTGATCGTCAATACCGCCTCGGTTGCCGCCTTCGACGGCCAGATGGGCCAGGCTGCCTATGCGGCTTCCAAGGGCGGGGTGGCCGCCATGACCCTGCCGGCGGCGCGGGACCTGGCGCGCTCGGGCATCCGCGTGATGTGCATCGCCCCGGGTATCTTCGAGACGCCGATGATGGCCGGCATGCCCCAGGAGGTGCGCGATTCCCTGGCCGCCAACGTGCCGTTCCCGCCCCGCCTGGGTCGCCCGGACGAATATGCCGCCCTGGTGCGGCACATCATCGAGAACCCCATGCTCAACGGCGAGGTCATCCGCCTGGATGGCGCCCTGCGCATGGCCGCCAAATAA
- a CDS encoding S8 family peptidase — MTFAAPDIGAARINTSTLKEGKTYDRFIVKYRAGSSELASSSMRAQALNQAGMLQGLGVGHLRRTAVGADVIKSARKLDRAGAEALMQQIAANPNVEYVEVDALLKPVYTPNDSRYNEQWHYYEATAGINAPTAWDRSTGNGVVVAVLDTGITSHPDLNANVIAGYDLISDTQVANDGNGRDADPSDPGDWTTGQCDEPSDSSWHGTHVAGTVAAVTNNTEGVAGVAFNAKIMPVRVLGTCGGYTSDIADGIIWASGGSVSGVPTTSTPAKVINMSLGGGGSCSMTTQNAINSAVGRGTTVVVAAGNSNADANNFNPANCNNVITVAATTRSGSRSSFSNYGSVVDLAAPGSGILSTLNSGTTTPASPSYAAYNGTSMAAPHIAGVVALMQAAALKTPAQVESNLKSTARALPGTCSGGCGTGLVDARAAVDAQLGSPPVNQDNLFNGQPVTGLSGSKGSTKAYSITVPAGVSSLTVTLSGGSGDADLYVRFGSVPTTGSYDCRPYRNGNNETCTFASPQAGTYHVMVRGYSSYSGVSLVARH, encoded by the coding sequence ATGACCTTCGCCGCACCGGACATCGGTGCCGCACGCATCAACACCAGCACGCTCAAGGAAGGCAAGACCTACGACCGATTCATCGTCAAGTACCGCGCCGGCAGCAGCGAACTGGCCAGCAGCAGCATGCGTGCCCAGGCGCTGAACCAGGCCGGGATGCTGCAGGGCCTGGGCGTCGGCCACCTGCGGCGTACCGCCGTCGGCGCCGATGTCATCAAGTCGGCACGCAAGCTCGACCGCGCCGGGGCCGAGGCGCTGATGCAGCAGATCGCGGCCAACCCGAATGTCGAGTACGTCGAGGTGGATGCCCTGCTCAAGCCGGTCTACACGCCGAACGACTCGCGCTACAACGAGCAGTGGCACTACTACGAGGCCACCGCCGGGATCAACGCGCCAACGGCCTGGGACCGCTCCACCGGCAACGGCGTGGTGGTGGCGGTGCTGGACACCGGCATCACCAGCCATCCGGACCTGAATGCCAATGTGATCGCTGGATACGACCTGATATCCGATACCCAGGTCGCCAATGATGGCAATGGCCGCGATGCCGACCCCTCCGACCCGGGCGACTGGACCACCGGCCAGTGCGACGAACCCAGTGACTCGAGCTGGCACGGTACCCACGTCGCCGGCACCGTGGCCGCTGTGACCAACAATACCGAAGGCGTGGCCGGGGTGGCCTTCAACGCCAAGATCATGCCGGTTCGTGTCCTTGGCACCTGTGGCGGCTATACCTCGGATATCGCCGACGGCATCATCTGGGCCTCCGGCGGCAGCGTCAGCGGCGTGCCGACCACCAGCACGCCGGCCAAAGTGATCAACATGAGCCTGGGCGGCGGCGGCAGCTGCAGCATGACCACGCAGAACGCCATCAACAGCGCCGTCGGCCGCGGCACCACCGTGGTGGTGGCGGCAGGCAACAGCAATGCCGATGCCAACAACTTCAACCCAGCCAACTGCAACAACGTCATCACGGTCGCGGCCACCACCCGCAGCGGGTCGCGCTCGAGCTTCTCCAACTACGGTTCGGTGGTTGACCTGGCCGCGCCCGGCTCGGGGATTCTCTCGACCCTCAACAGCGGCACCACCACACCGGCAAGCCCAAGCTATGCGGCCTACAACGGCACCTCCATGGCCGCACCACACATCGCCGGTGTAGTGGCATTGATGCAGGCGGCGGCCTTGAAGACCCCGGCGCAGGTGGAGAGCAACCTGAAGAGCACCGCCCGGGCGCTGCCCGGCACCTGCTCGGGTGGCTGTGGCACCGGCCTGGTCGACGCCCGCGCGGCAGTCGATGCGCAGCTCGGCAGCCCACCGGTCAACCAGGACAACCTGTTCAATGGTCAACCGGTCACTGGCCTGTCCGGCAGCAAGGGCTCGACCAAGGCCTATAGCATCACGGTGCCGGCCGGCGTCAGCAGTCTGACCGTCACCCTCTCCGGTGGCAGCGGCGACGCCGATCTCTATGTGCGTTTCGGCTCGGTCCCCACCACGGGTAGCTACGACTGCCGGCCCTACCGCAACGGCAATAATGAGACCTGCACCTTTGCCAGTCCGCAGGCTGGTACCTATCACGTGATGGTGCGCGGCTATTCCAGCTATTCCGGAGTCAGCCTGGTGGCCCGCCACTAG
- a CDS encoding isovaleryl-CoA dehydrogenase yields the protein MSYPSLNFALGETIDMLREQVQAFVAAELAPRAAAIDSDNLFPVDMWKKFGDMGLLGVTVSEEYGGAGLGYLAHVVAIEEISRASASVGLSYGAHSNLCVNQINRNGTAEQKAKYLPKLISGEHVGALAMSEPNAGSDVVSMKLRAERRGDRFVLNGSKTWITNGPDADTYVIYAKTDLDKGAHGITAFIVERDWKGFSRGSKFDKLGMRGSNTCELFFDDVEVPEENILGVENGGVKVLMSGLDYERVVLAGGPVGIMQACLDAVLPYIHDRKQFGQSIGEFQLIQGKVADMYTQLNASRAYLYAVAQACDRGETTRKDAAGVILYSAERATQMALEAIQILGGNGYINEFPTGRLLRDAKLYEIGAGTSEIRRMLIGRELFNETK from the coding sequence ATGAGCTATCCGTCCCTCAACTTCGCCCTCGGCGAAACCATCGACATGCTGCGCGAGCAGGTCCAGGCCTTCGTCGCCGCCGAGCTGGCGCCACGCGCCGCCGCCATCGACAGCGACAACCTGTTCCCCGTCGACATGTGGAAGAAGTTCGGCGACATGGGGCTGCTCGGGGTCACCGTGTCCGAGGAATACGGCGGTGCCGGTCTCGGCTACCTGGCCCACGTGGTGGCCATCGAGGAGATCAGCCGCGCCTCGGCCTCGGTCGGGCTGTCCTACGGCGCCCACTCCAACCTGTGCGTCAACCAGATCAACCGCAACGGCACGGCCGAGCAGAAGGCCAAGTACCTGCCCAAGCTGATCAGCGGCGAGCATGTCGGCGCCCTGGCCATGAGCGAGCCCAATGCCGGCTCCGACGTGGTGTCGATGAAGCTGCGCGCCGAGCGCCGTGGCGACCGTTTCGTGCTCAACGGCAGCAAGACCTGGATCACCAACGGTCCGGACGCCGACACCTATGTGATCTACGCCAAGACCGACCTGGACAAGGGCGCCCACGGCATAACCGCGTTCATCGTCGAGCGCGACTGGAAGGGTTTTTCCCGCGGCAGCAAGTTCGACAAGCTGGGCATGCGCGGCTCCAACACCTGCGAGCTGTTCTTCGATGACGTCGAGGTGCCGGAGGAGAACATCCTCGGCGTGGAGAACGGCGGCGTGAAGGTGCTGATGAGCGGCCTGGACTACGAGCGCGTGGTGCTGGCCGGCGGCCCGGTCGGCATCATGCAGGCCTGCCTGGACGCGGTGCTGCCCTATATCCACGACCGCAAGCAGTTCGGCCAGAGCATCGGCGAGTTCCAGCTGATCCAGGGCAAGGTCGCCGACATGTACACCCAGCTCAACGCCAGCCGTGCCTACCTCTATGCCGTGGCCCAGGCCTGCGACCGCGGCGAGACCACCCGCAAGGACGCCGCCGGGGTGATTCTCTACAGCGCCGAACGCGCCACCCAGATGGCCCTGGAGGCGATCCAGATCCTCGGCGGCAATGGCTACATCAACGAGTTCCCCACCGGCCGCCTGCTGCGTGATGCCAAGCTCTACGAGATCGGCGCCGGCACCAGCGAGATCAGGCGCATGCTGATTGGCCGCGAGCTGTTCAACGAAACCAAGTGA
- a CDS encoding gluconokinase, GntK/IdnK-type, with product MGVSGSGKSDISQAVATALGWRHIEADQFHPQENVERMRAGTPLSDADRVHWLDALIREMQVAQAAGEGFVLACSALKLSYRERLRAAVPGLRFAHLHIDHATALQRVGARPGHFMPTSLVDSQFATLEAPTGELGTLTVDGSQSRAAVIEQVCNWVRSNAAEVEMAERVDLSATEFDSATSDSGAHLTGEPIYAGGLARLFDRLTDGLMALLMGFMVLVVFGNVVLRYVFDSGWSGAEELSRLAFVWLVFVGVASSMRRGELMSFSLIRDRFPRVARLLIDSASWLLVAAASGLATWGAWQQLQFGWRISSPVVGYPLALAMLPVLACMAVLGLLALAQLVNVWRRPQPLPSALANVTVD from the coding sequence ATGGGCGTCAGCGGCTCCGGCAAGAGCGATATCAGTCAGGCCGTCGCCACCGCACTCGGCTGGCGGCACATCGAGGCCGACCAGTTCCATCCCCAGGAGAACGTCGAGCGGATGCGCGCCGGCACGCCCCTCAGCGATGCCGACCGTGTGCACTGGCTGGACGCGCTGATCCGCGAGATGCAGGTCGCCCAGGCCGCCGGCGAGGGTTTCGTGCTGGCCTGTTCGGCGCTCAAGCTCAGCTATCGCGAGCGCCTGCGCGCTGCGGTACCGGGGCTGCGCTTCGCCCACCTGCATATCGACCACGCCACCGCCCTGCAACGCGTCGGCGCGCGGCCCGGCCATTTCATGCCGACCTCGCTGGTCGACAGCCAGTTCGCCACCCTGGAAGCGCCGACCGGTGAGCTTGGCACCTTGACGGTGGATGGCAGCCAGAGCCGTGCCGCGGTGATCGAGCAGGTCTGTAACTGGGTGCGCAGCAACGCCGCGGAGGTCGAGATGGCCGAGCGGGTGGATCTTTCCGCTACTGAATTTGATAGCGCTACCAGCGACAGCGGGGCCCATCTCACCGGTGAGCCGATCTACGCCGGCGGCCTGGCACGGCTGTTCGACCGCCTGACCGACGGGCTGATGGCGCTGTTGATGGGCTTCATGGTGCTGGTGGTGTTCGGCAACGTGGTGCTGCGCTATGTGTTCGACTCGGGCTGGTCCGGCGCCGAGGAGCTGTCGCGCCTGGCCTTCGTCTGGCTGGTGTTCGTCGGTGTGGCCTCGAGCATGCGCCGGGGCGAGCTGATGAGCTTTTCCCTGATTCGCGACCGCTTCCCGCGGGTCGCACGACTGCTGATCGACTCGGCCAGCTGGCTGCTGGTGGCCGCGGCCAGTGGTCTGGCGACCTGGGGCGCCTGGCAGCAGCTGCAGTTCGGCTGGCGCATCTCCAGCCCGGTTGTCGGTTATCCCCTGGCGCTGGCGATGCTGCCGGTGCTGGCCTGCATGGCGGTACTGGGGCTGCTGGCCCTGGCGCAGCTGGTCAACGTCTGGCGTCGCCCCCAGCCCCTGCCCAGTGCGCTGGCCAATGTCACGGTCGATTGA
- a CDS encoding acyl-CoA dehydrogenase family protein, with product MIPAEEELQIRDMARQFAQERLRPFAADWDREHRFPAEAIAEMGELGFMGMLVPEQWGGAQTGHLAYAMALEEIAAGDGACSTIISVHNSVGCMPILKYGSVDQKQRFLQPLAEGKMLGAFALTEPQAGSDASFLKTRARRDGDHYVLSGSKQFITSGSHAGMVIVFAVTDSSAGKKGISAFIVPTDSPGYSVVRVEEKLGQHASDTCQIQFDELRIPASLRLGEEGEGYRIALSNLEGGRIGIAAQAVGMARAAFEAARDYAHERETFGKPIIEHQAVAFRLSDMATEIAVARQMVHHAASLREAGLACLTEASMAKLFASEMAERVCSAAIQTLGGYGYLKDFPVERIYRDVRVCQIYEGTSDVQRLVIARSL from the coding sequence ATGATTCCTGCTGAAGAAGAGCTGCAGATCCGTGACATGGCCCGCCAGTTCGCCCAGGAGCGGCTGAGGCCCTTCGCTGCCGACTGGGACCGTGAGCACCGTTTTCCCGCCGAGGCCATCGCCGAGATGGGCGAGCTGGGGTTCATGGGCATGCTGGTGCCGGAGCAGTGGGGCGGTGCGCAGACCGGCCACCTGGCCTACGCCATGGCCCTGGAGGAAATCGCCGCCGGCGATGGCGCCTGCTCGACCATCATCAGCGTGCACAACTCGGTGGGCTGCATGCCGATCTTGAAATACGGCAGCGTGGACCAGAAGCAGCGCTTTCTCCAGCCGCTGGCCGAGGGCAAGATGCTCGGCGCCTTCGCCCTCACCGAGCCCCAGGCCGGCTCCGATGCCAGCTTCCTCAAGACCCGGGCGCGGCGCGACGGCGATCACTACGTGCTGAGCGGCAGCAAGCAGTTCATCACCTCCGGTAGCCATGCCGGCATGGTCATCGTCTTCGCCGTGACCGACTCGAGCGCCGGCAAGAAGGGCATCAGCGCCTTTATCGTGCCCACCGACAGCCCCGGCTATTCGGTGGTGCGGGTCGAGGAAAAGCTCGGTCAGCACGCCTCGGACACCTGCCAGATCCAGTTCGACGAGCTGCGCATTCCGGCCAGCCTGCGCCTGGGCGAGGAGGGCGAGGGCTATCGCATCGCCCTCAGCAACCTCGAGGGCGGACGCATCGGCATCGCCGCCCAGGCCGTGGGCATGGCCCGCGCGGCCTTCGAGGCGGCGCGCGACTACGCCCATGAGCGCGAGACCTTCGGCAAGCCGATCATCGAGCATCAGGCCGTGGCCTTCCGCCTGTCCGACATGGCCACCGAGATCGCCGTGGCGCGGCAGATGGTCCATCACGCCGCCAGCCTGCGCGAAGCGGGCCTGGCCTGTCTGACCGAGGCCTCCATGGCCAAGCTGTTCGCCTCGGAGATGGCCGAGCGGGTCTGTTCGGCGGCCATCCAGACCCTCGGTGGCTACGGCTACCTCAAGGACTTTCCGGTCGAGCGCATCTACCGCGACGTGCGCGTGTGCCAGATCTACGAGGGCACCAGCGACGTGCAACGCCTGGTCATCGCGCGCAGCCTCTGA
- a CDS encoding S8 family peptidase, producing the protein MAAPESGAAHINTSMLKDGKSYDRFIVKYRSGSREQASSSMRSQALNQAGQRRGLSVRHLRRTSVGADVIKAARKLDRAEASALLLELAANPSVEYVEVDALLQPAYVPNDSRYNEQWHYYEPTGGINLPTAWDRSTGSGAVVAVLDTGITNHPDLNGNLVAGYDMIADPTVANDGGGRDADPSDPGDWTSGQCGTPRSSSWHGTHVAGTVAALTNNTEGVAGVAYNAKIMPVRVLGTCGGYTSDIADGIIWASGGVVSGIPSTTTPAQVINMSLGGTGSCSLTTQNAINSAVSRGTTVVVAAGNSNSNAANFTPANCNNVITVAATTRSGGRASFSNYGSVVDIAAPGAGILSPLNSGSTTPASPTYAYYNGTSMAAPHVAGVVALMQAASPQLPAQVESNLKSSARALPIACAEGCGSGLVDARAAIDVQAGPPVVNNDTLFNGTPITGLSGAKRSMKRYTITVPAGVSSLVFTLSGGSGNADLYVRFGAAPTTSSFDCRPRRRNNNESCTFNNPQAGTYHVAVSGYASYSGASLVARY; encoded by the coding sequence TTGGCGGCGCCCGAAAGCGGCGCGGCACACATCAACACCAGCATGCTCAAGGACGGCAAGAGCTACGACCGCTTCATCGTCAAGTACCGCAGCGGCAGCCGCGAACAGGCCAGCAGCAGCATGCGTAGCCAGGCACTGAACCAGGCCGGGCAGCGCCGCGGCCTGTCTGTTCGCCACCTGCGGCGCACCTCGGTGGGGGCCGACGTGATCAAGGCTGCCCGCAAGCTCGATCGCGCCGAGGCCAGCGCCCTGCTGCTGGAGCTGGCGGCTAACCCCAGCGTCGAGTACGTCGAGGTCGACGCCTTGTTGCAGCCGGCATACGTCCCGAACGACTCGCGCTACAACGAGCAGTGGCACTACTACGAGCCCACCGGCGGGATCAACCTGCCCACCGCCTGGGATCGCTCCACCGGCAGCGGCGCAGTAGTCGCCGTGCTCGACACCGGGATCACCAACCACCCGGACCTGAACGGCAACCTGGTGGCCGGTTACGACATGATCGCCGACCCCACGGTCGCCAACGACGGCGGCGGCCGGGACGCCGACCCGAGCGATCCCGGCGACTGGACCAGCGGCCAGTGCGGCACGCCACGCAGCTCCAGCTGGCACGGCACCCACGTCGCCGGCACCGTGGCGGCCCTGACCAACAATACGGAAGGGGTGGCGGGCGTTGCTTACAACGCCAAGATCATGCCGGTGCGCGTGCTGGGTACCTGTGGCGGCTATACCTCGGACATCGCCGACGGCATCATCTGGGCCTCCGGCGGCGTGGTCAGCGGCATTCCGTCGACCACTACCCCGGCCCAGGTCATCAACATGAGCCTGGGCGGCACCGGCAGCTGCAGCCTGACCACGCAGAATGCCATCAACAGTGCGGTCAGCCGCGGCACCACCGTGGTGGTGGCGGCAGGCAACAGCAATAGCAACGCGGCCAACTTCACCCCGGCCAACTGCAACAACGTCATCACCGTCGCCGCCACCACCCGCAGCGGCGGTCGCGCCAGCTTCTCCAACTACGGTTCGGTGGTGGATATCGCCGCACCCGGCGCGGGCATCCTGTCGCCCCTCAACAGCGGTTCGACCACACCCGCCAGCCCCACCTACGCCTACTACAACGGCACCTCAATGGCCGCACCGCATGTTGCCGGCGTGGTGGCACTGATGCAGGCGGCTTCCCCGCAACTGCCGGCACAGGTGGAAAGCAACCTCAAGAGCAGCGCCCGGGCATTGCCGATCGCCTGCGCCGAAGGCTGCGGCAGCGGCCTGGTCGATGCACGGGCCGCCATCGACGTTCAGGCAGGGCCGCCGGTGGTCAACAACGACACCCTGTTCAACGGTACGCCGATCACCGGGCTGTCCGGCGCCAAGCGCTCGATGAAGCGCTACACCATCACCGTGCCGGCCGGCGTCAGCAGCCTGGTCTTCACCCTGTCCGGCGGCTCCGGGAATGCCGATCTCTATGTGCGCTTCGGCGCGGCGCCGACCACCAGCAGCTTCGATTGCCGCCCGAGACGCCGCAACAACAACGAGAGCTGCACCTTCAACAACCCGCAAGCCGGCACCTACCACGTGGCGGTCAGTGGCTACGCCAGCTACTCGGGCGCTAGCCTGGTGGCGCGCTACTAA
- a CDS encoding acetyl-CoA C-acyltransferase gives MHSDPVVIVSAARTPMGGFLGDLKEVTAAELGAAAIRATLERAGLAADAVDEVLMGCVLQAGQGQAPARQAALGAGLDQGTVCSTVNKMCGSGMKAAMLGHDLLLAGSAEVVIAGGMESMSNAPYLLERARSGYRMGHGKALDHMFLDGLEDAYDKGRLMGTFAEDCAEAYSFSREQQDAFAIASLTRAQSAMDDGRFKDEIVALEAKVGRERRLIGSDEQPPKARLDKIPTLKPAFREGGTVTAANASSISDGAAALLLMRLSAAEKRGLTPLAAIRGHASFAHAPNLFATAPVGALQRLMARTGWSLNQVDLFEINEAFAVVPMAAMRDLDIGHDRLNVHGGACALGHPIGASGARVLVTLLSALRQHDLKRGVASLCIGGGEATAMAIELLN, from the coding sequence ATGCACTCCGATCCGGTGGTAATCGTCAGCGCCGCACGCACGCCCATGGGCGGCTTCCTCGGCGACCTCAAGGAAGTCACCGCCGCCGAGCTGGGCGCCGCGGCCATTCGCGCCACCCTGGAGCGCGCCGGCCTGGCCGCCGACGCGGTGGACGAGGTGCTCATGGGCTGCGTGCTGCAGGCCGGCCAGGGCCAGGCGCCGGCGCGTCAGGCGGCCCTTGGCGCAGGCCTGGACCAGGGCACCGTGTGCTCGACGGTGAACAAGATGTGCGGCTCGGGCATGAAGGCGGCGATGCTGGGCCACGACCTGCTGCTCGCCGGCAGCGCCGAGGTGGTGATCGCCGGCGGCATGGAGAGCATGTCGAACGCCCCCTACCTGCTGGAGCGGGCGCGCAGCGGCTACCGCATGGGCCACGGCAAGGCGCTCGACCACATGTTCCTCGACGGCCTGGAGGACGCCTACGACAAGGGCCGGCTGATGGGCACCTTCGCCGAAGATTGCGCCGAGGCTTACAGCTTCAGCCGCGAGCAGCAGGACGCCTTCGCCATCGCCTCCCTGACCCGCGCCCAGAGCGCCATGGACGACGGGCGCTTCAAGGACGAGATCGTTGCGCTCGAGGCCAAGGTCGGGCGCGAGCGGCGCCTGATCGGCAGCGACGAGCAGCCGCCGAAGGCGCGCCTGGACAAGATTCCCACCCTCAAGCCGGCGTTCCGCGAAGGCGGCACGGTGACTGCGGCCAATGCCAGTTCGATCTCCGACGGCGCGGCGGCGCTGCTGCTGATGCGCCTGTCCGCAGCCGAGAAGCGTGGCCTCACGCCGCTGGCGGCGATCCGCGGCCACGCCTCCTTCGCCCATGCGCCGAACCTGTTCGCCACCGCCCCGGTCGGTGCCCTGCAGCGTCTGATGGCCCGCACCGGCTGGAGCCTGAACCAGGTCGACCTGTTCGAGATCAACGAAGCCTTCGCCGTGGTGCCGATGGCCGCCATGCGTGACCTGGACATCGGCCACGACAGGCTCAACGTGCACGGCGGCGCCTGCGCCCTCGGCCACCCGATCGGTGCCTCCGGGGCGCGGGTGCTGGTGACCCTGCTCAGCGCCCTGCGCCAGCACGACCTCAAGCGCGGCGTGGCTTCGCTGTGCATCGGCGGTGGCGAAGCCACGGCCATGGCCATCGAATTGCTGAACTGA
- a CDS encoding MerR family transcriptional regulator encodes MPAPYSISDLARELDITTRAIRFYEEQGMLSPERRGQERIYSAKDKVTLKLILRGKRIGFSLAECKELIELYDPGHGNRKQLETFMGKISERRAQLQQQLLDIQQMQLELDTAEERCQIALTEIDKKQSVNS; translated from the coding sequence ATGCCTGCGCCCTACAGCATTTCCGACCTGGCCCGCGAGCTGGACATCACCACCCGCGCCATTCGCTTCTACGAGGAGCAAGGCATGCTCAGCCCCGAGCGGCGCGGCCAGGAGCGCATCTACAGCGCCAAGGACAAGGTCACCCTCAAGCTGATCCTGCGCGGCAAGCGCATCGGCTTCTCCCTGGCCGAGTGCAAGGAACTGATCGAGTTGTACGACCCGGGCCACGGCAATCGCAAGCAGCTGGAAACCTTCATGGGCAAGATCAGCGAGCGCCGTGCCCAGCTGCAACAGCAATTGCTGGACATTCAACAGATGCAGCTGGAATTGGATACAGCCGAAGAGCGCTGCCAGATCGCCCTAACCGAAATCGATAAAAAACAAAGCGTTAACTCCTGA
- a CDS encoding TRAP transporter large permease subunit, with protein MTVAVFLSSLLGFMAFGMPIAFALILTGAALMWYLEFWDVQLLAQNLLAGADSFPLLAVPFFILAGELMNAGGISKRIIAMAQAYVGHKRGGLGFVAIAAAVLLASMSGSALADTAALATLLLPMMRQRGYPLHASAGLVAAGGIIAPIIPPSMPFVIYGVVTNTSISQLFMAGLVPGLIMGGGLILAWSLIARGFTEPTPPKASKAERRATLVDGASALMLPVIIVGGLRFGIFTPTEAAVVAAVYALGVSTLLYRELNWNALVEAMTRASRTTASVMFLCAAATVSAYMVTLAQLPDEIAAMLGPLADHPRLLVAAIMLLMIAVGMVLDLTPTILILAPVLAPIAVKAGVDPVYFGVMFVLIGSIGLITPPVGTVLNVVGGIGRLRMDVLVRGVMPFFLIYLAIVVLLIAVPEIVTVPLAWLR; from the coding sequence ATGACCGTCGCGGTTTTCCTTTCATCCCTGCTGGGCTTCATGGCCTTCGGCATGCCGATCGCCTTCGCCCTGATCCTCACCGGCGCGGCGCTGATGTGGTACCTGGAGTTCTGGGACGTGCAGCTGCTGGCGCAGAACCTGCTGGCCGGCGCCGACAGCTTCCCATTGCTGGCCGTGCCCTTCTTCATCCTCGCCGGCGAGCTGATGAACGCCGGCGGCATCTCCAAGCGCATCATCGCCATGGCCCAGGCCTATGTCGGTCACAAGCGCGGCGGTCTGGGCTTCGTCGCCATCGCCGCGGCGGTGCTGCTGGCCAGCATGTCCGGTTCGGCCCTGGCCGACACCGCGGCGCTGGCGACCCTGCTGCTGCCGATGATGCGCCAGCGCGGCTATCCGCTGCACGCCTCGGCAGGCCTGGTGGCGGCCGGTGGCATCATCGCGCCGATCATTCCGCCGTCGATGCCCTTCGTCATCTATGGCGTGGTGACCAATACCTCGATCAGCCAGTTGTTCATGGCCGGTCTGGTGCCCGGGCTGATCATGGGCGGCGGCTTGATCCTGGCCTGGAGCCTGATCGCCCGCGGCTTCACCGAACCGACCCCGCCCAAGGCGAGCAAGGCCGAGCGCCGCGCGACGCTGGTCGATGGCGCCTCGGCGCTGATGCTGCCGGTGATCATCGTCGGCGGCCTGCGCTTCGGCATCTTCACCCCGACCGAGGCGGCCGTGGTCGCGGCGGTCTACGCCCTGGGCGTGTCGACCCTGCTGTACCGCGAGCTGAACTGGAACGCCCTGGTAGAGGCGATGACCCGTGCCAGCCGCACCACCGCCTCGGTGATGTTCCTCTGCGCCGCGGCTACGGTGTCGGCCTACATGGTCACCCTGGCACAACTGCCGGACGAGATCGCCGCCATGCTCGGCCCCCTGGCCGACCATCCGCGACTGCTGGTGGCGGCGATCATGCTGCTGATGATCGCGGTGGGCATGGTCCTGGACCTGACGCCGACCATCCTCATCCTGGCCCCGGTGCTGGCGCCGATCGCGGTCAAGGCCGGCGTCGATCCGGTGTACTTCGGTGTGATGTTCGTATTGATCGGCTCCATCGGCCTGATCACCCCACCGGTGGGCACCGTGCTCAACGTGGTCGGCGGCATCGGCCGGCTGCGCATGGATGTGCTGGTGCGCGGCGTGATGCCGTTCTTCCTGATCTACCTGGCGATAGTCGTGCTGCTGATCGCCGTGCCGGAAATCGTCACGGTGCCGCTGGCATGGCTGCGCTGA